In Arthrobacter sp. B3I9, the following are encoded in one genomic region:
- a CDS encoding P-loop NTPase fold protein, translated as MITSRPWQLDVDAVVVSAAPSGGLGNLGKALRDNVRGVLWPDDDVYSLSPDLPQVVPVSTSADAPGLKWVILASARETDSSRKDPSYVGPGTPDAAGRGMASAMRKAIERGVNSLAVPLLGAGAIGLPLEIMAAVNVRAVRKSLAHEAPSSLQRVMFVGLDQRTIDAIRTAWKESELEEPVAPTGSPATTDPGEFKYRSDGDFGQVAEATRLAGGISRDLVDAGERIPLRDDHLGVGTYVTMLATVIANRQTPLPLSVGLFGEWGSGKSYFMGLLRGQVDNLAGSGDEAYVDNVVPITFNAWHYADTNLWASLGNEIFEQLAGPQATAAERREALREELADKLQRAQELRLANEQAERETARLRQELEQARSDAAGSAAALARSVAASPTLRKEWAKIWRRLGVREEAEKGQLLAGEIRQAGAEVSALKLVASGRRGLVAALAAAVALGLLAASLFFRDEVARWLAGSGLTGLAVALTWMTVAVGQVRAGLGLLRTVAGEIRKEIKTEVDEKVTEDMQELRRADAREAVLQSQLVEVLQRAGELGGELAQLSPGQRWYGFVSARASSDEYRRELSLISTIRRDFEHLIELMQDWRSLKDPDEQHRPIDRIVLYIDDLDRCSPRQVVDVLQAVHLLLALDLFVVVVGVDPRWLLHSLREQYASVFRGREDGRLPEHPDLPDDEAVWRTTPHDYLEKIFNIPFVLPGMTGTSFERLIRKLSLAEDARVPEDDRLPYDSFPAEAGSEVAAANAGPEVTTANTGPEGTTANTGPDGTTANTGPLGTTASTGAKPAPRQLSEDELKLLAALGPLVRSPRQAKRLLNLYRLVRSTRDLSPASAFLGSDSTPGQFQAVGLLLGLLTAYPRLLGQLIAAVPGEHTLGGLCSRQPTESWRHVVEGLRPRSSDGRWSNDVSDDLSDEDRREWEELVQRVGSATALVTLSDLRAFQLWAPRVTRFSFILSPLVVQEAQSGPGTD; from the coding sequence GTGATCACGTCCCGCCCCTGGCAGCTTGACGTCGACGCCGTGGTTGTCTCGGCCGCACCGAGCGGTGGTCTCGGGAACCTAGGCAAGGCATTACGCGACAACGTCCGAGGCGTTCTGTGGCCAGACGACGATGTCTACTCCCTCTCCCCGGATCTCCCGCAGGTGGTACCAGTCTCGACATCGGCAGACGCGCCCGGCCTGAAGTGGGTCATCCTCGCCTCCGCGCGCGAAACTGACAGTTCTCGAAAAGACCCAAGCTATGTAGGCCCGGGAACTCCCGACGCCGCAGGACGCGGAATGGCGTCTGCCATGCGCAAAGCCATTGAACGGGGCGTCAATTCGCTCGCCGTCCCCCTGCTCGGAGCCGGTGCAATTGGCCTGCCTCTTGAAATCATGGCGGCCGTGAACGTCCGTGCCGTCCGCAAGTCCTTGGCTCATGAGGCGCCGTCCTCTCTGCAGCGGGTCATGTTCGTCGGTTTAGACCAGCGAACGATAGATGCCATTCGGACGGCCTGGAAAGAGAGCGAATTGGAGGAGCCCGTTGCCCCAACGGGCTCGCCAGCGACTACAGATCCGGGCGAATTCAAATACCGCAGCGACGGAGACTTCGGTCAGGTCGCCGAGGCAACCCGGCTGGCCGGGGGCATCTCCCGCGACCTCGTGGACGCCGGGGAGCGGATACCGTTGCGGGACGACCATCTTGGGGTCGGCACGTACGTCACCATGTTGGCTACCGTCATCGCGAACCGCCAGACCCCCCTGCCGCTGTCGGTTGGGCTTTTCGGCGAGTGGGGCTCGGGCAAGAGCTACTTTATGGGGCTGCTGCGCGGTCAGGTCGACAATTTGGCTGGCAGTGGCGACGAGGCTTACGTGGACAATGTCGTCCCGATCACCTTCAACGCCTGGCACTACGCCGATACCAACCTGTGGGCCAGCCTCGGCAATGAGATCTTCGAGCAGCTCGCCGGCCCGCAGGCTACGGCGGCCGAGCGACGTGAAGCCCTGCGCGAGGAGCTCGCGGACAAGCTGCAGCGCGCCCAAGAGCTTAGGCTCGCGAACGAGCAGGCCGAGCGGGAGACCGCCCGACTCCGCCAGGAGCTGGAGCAGGCGCGCAGCGACGCCGCAGGGTCCGCCGCGGCGCTGGCGCGCTCGGTCGCCGCCTCGCCCACGCTGCGGAAAGAGTGGGCAAAGATCTGGCGTCGGCTGGGCGTGCGCGAAGAGGCGGAGAAGGGCCAACTACTGGCCGGCGAGATCCGCCAGGCAGGCGCAGAGGTGAGCGCGCTGAAACTGGTCGCCTCCGGACGGCGAGGCCTAGTCGCCGCGCTAGCGGCAGCGGTCGCCCTCGGGCTGCTCGCCGCGTCGCTGTTCTTCCGCGACGAGGTGGCCCGCTGGCTGGCCGGCAGTGGCCTGACCGGGCTGGCCGTTGCACTCACCTGGATGACTGTGGCAGTCGGACAGGTACGCGCGGGCCTTGGCTTGCTGCGCACGGTGGCGGGCGAGATCCGCAAGGAGATAAAAACCGAGGTCGACGAGAAGGTCACGGAGGACATGCAGGAGCTCAGGCGTGCGGACGCCCGCGAGGCCGTGCTGCAGTCGCAGCTCGTCGAGGTCCTGCAGCGGGCGGGCGAGCTCGGCGGGGAGTTGGCCCAGCTCAGTCCTGGGCAAAGGTGGTACGGCTTCGTCTCCGCGCGGGCGAGCAGCGACGAGTACCGCCGTGAGCTCAGCCTGATCTCCACCATCCGCCGCGACTTCGAGCACCTCATCGAACTGATGCAGGACTGGCGATCACTCAAGGATCCCGATGAACAGCACCGGCCGATCGACCGGATCGTCCTGTACATCGATGACCTCGACCGCTGCTCGCCCCGCCAAGTCGTCGACGTCCTCCAGGCCGTGCATTTGCTCCTCGCATTGGACCTGTTCGTCGTCGTGGTCGGGGTGGACCCGCGGTGGCTGTTGCACTCGCTGCGCGAGCAGTACGCGTCCGTGTTCCGAGGTCGGGAAGATGGCCGCCTCCCAGAGCACCCGGATCTGCCGGACGATGAGGCCGTCTGGCGTACGACCCCGCACGACTACTTGGAGAAGATATTCAACATCCCGTTCGTGCTGCCCGGCATGACCGGTACCAGCTTCGAACGTTTGATCCGTAAGCTGTCGCTGGCAGAGGACGCTCGGGTTCCGGAGGACGATCGACTTCCGTACGACAGCTTCCCTGCCGAGGCCGGATCCGAGGTCGCCGCGGCCAACGCAGGACCCGAGGTTACCACCGCCAACACCGGACCCGAGGGAACCACCGCCAACACGGGACCCGATGGAACCACCGCCAACACCGGACCCTTGGGAACCACCGCCAGCACCGGCGCGAAGCCGGCGCCGCGTCAGCTGAGTGAGGACGAGCTCAAGTTGTTGGCTGCCCTCGGCCCGCTGGTGCGCAGCCCCCGGCAGGCGAAACGGCTGCTGAACCTATACCGATTGGTCCGCAGTACGCGGGATCTCAGCCCGGCCTCGGCATTCCTCGGTAGCGATTCCACGCCCGGTCAGTTTCAAGCGGTCGGTTTACTGCTCGGCTTGCTGACCGCGTACCCCCGGCTGCTCGGCCAGCTGATCGCCGCCGTGCCGGGCGAGCACACCCTTGGAGGACTATGTTCCCGTCAACCCACGGAGTCGTGGCGCCACGTCGTGGAAGGACTCCGACCGCGCAGCTCCGACGGGCGATGGTCCAACGACGTCAGTGACGACCTTTCCGACGAGGACCGCCGCGAGTGGGAAGAGCTGGTCCAGCGGGTAGGCTCGGCGACAGCCTTGGTCACCCTGTCCGACCTCAGGGCATTCCAGCTTTGGGCCCCCAGGGTGACACGATTCTCCTTCATTCTCTCCCCGCTCGTAGTGCAGGAAGCGCAGTCGGGGCCAGGCACCGACTGA
- a CDS encoding VOC family protein, which produces MERDREVTTRIYPQGVPSWVDTQQPDVEAAMQFYGGLFGWAFEDAMPPGPPARYVIAKLGGRDVGAITGPREGTARWSTNISVDDADNAARRLASIGATVRSAPADAGDGGRGAVLTDPEGAEFRIWQARRRLGAQTVNLPGAWNFSDLHTVDPKAAIEFYKEAFGWKADDLGFATLIRQPGYGDHLEATVDPGIRARQSGIAGPSGFEDAIAWVVSIGPGELPHWHVSFTVADRDQTAADAQRLGGHILGQDDTEWTRTVLIRDPGGAMFTASQFTPPSN; this is translated from the coding sequence ATGGAGCGAGATCGAGAAGTCACCACGCGGATCTATCCGCAGGGTGTCCCCTCGTGGGTGGACACCCAGCAGCCCGACGTCGAAGCGGCCATGCAGTTCTACGGTGGCCTGTTCGGCTGGGCGTTTGAGGATGCCATGCCGCCAGGGCCTCCGGCCCGGTACGTCATTGCCAAGCTCGGTGGCAGAGACGTCGGGGCGATCACCGGTCCCAGGGAGGGTACTGCGAGGTGGAGTACCAACATCTCCGTCGATGACGCGGATAACGCAGCTCGGCGGCTGGCGTCGATCGGCGCCACGGTGCGATCGGCACCGGCGGACGCGGGAGACGGCGGCCGCGGCGCGGTGCTGACCGATCCCGAGGGCGCCGAGTTCCGCATCTGGCAGGCGAGGCGGCGCCTCGGGGCACAGACGGTCAACCTGCCGGGCGCCTGGAACTTCAGCGACCTCCACACGGTTGATCCCAAGGCTGCTATCGAGTTCTACAAGGAGGCGTTCGGCTGGAAGGCTGACGATCTTGGTTTCGCGACGTTGATCCGCCAACCCGGCTACGGTGACCACCTCGAGGCGACCGTCGACCCGGGCATCAGGGCACGGCAGTCAGGGATTGCTGGTCCCTCCGGCTTCGAGGACGCGATCGCCTGGGTCGTGAGCATCGGCCCGGGCGAGCTACCGCACTGGCACGTCTCGTTCACCGTGGCCGACCGGGACCAGACGGCCGCTGACGCGCAGCGGCTTGGTGGCCACATACTTGGGCAGGATGACACCGAGTGGACCCGCACCGTCCTGATCCGCGACCCTGGTGGGGCGATGTTCACCGCCAGCCAGTTCACGCCGCCATCCAACTGA
- a CDS encoding FAD-dependent oxidoreductase, translated as MRILVDLTKCQGYAQCAFLAPEVFTIQGDEALTYNPHPDSTQLTRIRRAAAACPVQAIRLDQLDGRDRSLHRDAAPSTAAPVEDSGGTFKKTGRIVIVGASMAGLRAAERLREEGFTGSLTLVGEEPHEPYDRPPLSKQVLAGSAPREDTSLPRHRDISATWRLGVAATGLDLAAKQLHLADGSRIGFDKVLIATGLRARPWPNAAEAALTGVLTLRTREDAATLRQHLARHPRRVLVIGAGFIGCEVASVCRELGLNVTVAEAGPAPLVAALGEVIGAAAGALQVEKGVDLRCGVRVLSLEGNATGQLRRAVLSDGTTLDVDVAVAALGAVRNVEWLADSGLACGVWGVACDAGCRAFDANGLVTDDVFVAGDIARAPQPMYGYQYLAVEHWGNAVSQAEVAAHNMVSPETERWPHLEVPKFWSVQFGTEIKSVGVPSVADEVAVVQGSVDTGRFLAVYGYKGRLVAAVAFNHNKWLDFYEPLIEQAAPFPPSFHHIDEPAHARPVPAGFKPAASPTQDATVVVTGHDPNERRARLTNGAADRTPSRSPTETSPLSKEPSP; from the coding sequence ATGAGGATCCTCGTCGATCTCACCAAATGCCAGGGCTACGCCCAATGCGCCTTTCTCGCCCCGGAAGTCTTCACGATCCAGGGGGATGAGGCACTCACCTACAACCCGCACCCTGACAGCACGCAGCTCACGAGGATTCGGCGGGCCGCCGCTGCGTGTCCGGTGCAGGCCATCCGGCTCGATCAGCTGGACGGGCGCGACCGATCTCTGCACCGGGACGCAGCACCCTCGACGGCTGCTCCCGTCGAGGACAGCGGGGGCACGTTCAAGAAAACCGGACGGATCGTCATCGTAGGGGCGTCGATGGCGGGACTGCGCGCCGCGGAACGGCTGCGCGAGGAAGGGTTCACCGGCTCGCTGACTCTGGTGGGCGAGGAACCGCACGAGCCCTACGACCGGCCTCCCCTGTCCAAACAGGTCCTGGCCGGGTCTGCGCCCAGAGAAGACACCTCACTGCCCCGCCACCGGGACATCAGCGCCACCTGGCGGCTGGGAGTCGCGGCGACCGGGCTGGACCTGGCTGCCAAGCAGCTCCACCTCGCCGACGGCAGCCGGATCGGATTCGACAAGGTGTTGATCGCCACCGGTCTGCGGGCCCGCCCCTGGCCAAACGCTGCAGAGGCGGCCCTGACAGGCGTCCTGACGCTCCGAACCCGCGAGGACGCTGCAACCCTGCGACAGCACCTTGCGCGGCACCCCCGTCGGGTCTTGGTCATCGGCGCCGGGTTCATCGGTTGTGAGGTCGCTTCCGTGTGTCGGGAACTCGGCCTGAACGTCACTGTGGCAGAAGCTGGTCCGGCTCCGCTCGTCGCTGCCCTTGGCGAGGTGATCGGCGCAGCCGCCGGGGCGCTGCAGGTTGAAAAGGGCGTGGATCTGCGATGCGGCGTCCGCGTCCTGTCGCTTGAGGGTAATGCCACTGGGCAGCTGCGCCGGGCTGTCCTGTCCGACGGCACCACGCTCGACGTGGACGTGGCCGTCGCCGCGCTGGGCGCCGTCCGCAACGTCGAATGGCTCGCAGATTCCGGTTTGGCATGCGGCGTATGGGGCGTTGCGTGCGACGCCGGCTGCCGCGCCTTCGACGCGAACGGCCTGGTCACCGATGACGTCTTCGTCGCCGGCGACATTGCGCGCGCCCCACAGCCGATGTACGGCTACCAATACCTCGCCGTCGAGCACTGGGGAAACGCCGTCTCCCAGGCCGAGGTCGCGGCACACAACATGGTCAGCCCCGAGACCGAACGATGGCCGCATCTCGAGGTGCCGAAATTCTGGTCAGTCCAGTTCGGCACCGAAATTAAGAGCGTCGGCGTGCCCTCCGTCGCCGATGAGGTCGCCGTCGTCCAAGGATCAGTGGACACGGGGCGATTCCTGGCCGTCTACGGCTACAAGGGCCGCCTCGTTGCGGCCGTCGCCTTCAACCACAATAAGTGGCTCGACTTCTACGAACCGTTGATCGAGCAAGCCGCGCCCTTTCCGCCGTCGTTTCACCACATCGACGAGCCGGCCCATGCCCGGCCCGTGCCGGCCGGGTTCAAGCCCGCGGCCAGCCCCACCCAGGACGCGACCGTCGTCGTAACCGGACACGATCCAAATGAACGCCGCGCCAGACTGACCAACGGCGCAGCCGATCGGACCCCGTCCCGGAGCCCCACAGAAACCTCCCCACTATCAAAGGAGCCTTCACCATGA